The DNA region CTATACACGCGATGACAAGGCAGCGATAAGGGTGGTCGACTCGATTCCGGTCGATCTTTGATGGTATCCAAAGTGGTTGCTGGGCGGTGGCGCCACGAAGATGTATGAAAGCAGAGGGGGTGTGGCCCGGGGCCTTAGACTACTCTGCCGCAGCCCGCTGGGCGGGGGAGCAGAGCACGGAGATGGTCGCGTGCGGTGCCGATCTCTGACCAAAATGTTTCAGCAAACTGGGATCCTCTATCTCGACTCGCCTCGTCacatttttctttttcctctgaAAAGAAAACTCAGAACAGGACAACCTGGCCGTGTTGTCCGCCGGTGAGTCGAGTGGTGGTTGACAGAGCGACGGCTGACGACGACGGCGTTTGGTGACTTCACGAGAAATCGGGACTTCTCGGCCTGGACTGGGCCGCCTTTCGCTTATCGTCGATAGGCCGTGGCAAAGGCCCACGGGCAGCTCCAGCGCAGAAAAAAATGTAATTCCCGAAAAAAATAATCGTAGAAGAAACGCTTTCTTAAATCCCCGATCCGTAGCCGTTTATGCAAAGTAGCGGCAGTACAAGCAAATCGCCCAATACCCACCACACCGACGCCGCggtgtcgccgccgcccgccggccatcagCGCGCTCCCTCGGTCCGCCCACGCGCCCCggggccgccaccgccgcgccctGCTTTTCACCGGTGCCTGGGCTTGAGCACGAACATCCTGCACGACCGCGGCGCGACGTCGAACGCCATCCTGTCCGTGAACGCGGCGTCCAGCGTCTTGTGCTGCCATCGACATCAGACAGGAATGTCAGTCCGCCACGCGACGAGCAGCGTGGAGGCGCGCGCGGGGCGTTTTACGTACCAGCCACAGGTCCCTGGCCTCGACAGCGGTGCCGGCGGGGAGGCCGACGTCGTCCCAGTGCGCGGTGATTGTGGCCTCGTCCGTCGCGTGCCGGTTCAGCAGCACCACCGCCGTCCGGTAGTCGGACAGCGGCGCCGCCCAGATCTCGTTGCTCCCCTCCATCCTCACCTTCTTCCCCTGCACGCCGAGCGGATCTGCGTGCCCAGGCAGAGACAGCAGCTCCCGTCAGTAAACCGAACGCAAGCACCGAAGCTGGGAATGCCACGACCACCGCTCAGCGCTCACCTTGGTTGACGGCGATCACCTCCCTGTTGGCCAGGATGTCGTACGTCTCCTGCGACATGTGCCTCACGTCGCAGCCGATGATGAGCGGCGCCTACACGCATGCATCCATCGGACGAGTTCGATGAGACGAACAGGGTTCAGATTTTTCAGAGAATAAAATGCCTTTCCTGCAGCAGAACGCAGAGAGGAAACTACTGCCTGTCACCTTGGAGATCGCCCAGAGGCTGAAGTGCACGACGTACTCGCTGTTCGTCATCCCCCCGTTGCCCACCTCCAGCATGTCCGGATCTGCACCGTCAACGAAGACGACGACGAATTCGTCCATGAAAACTTGTCCTAGCTAGTATATTTCTGAAAGCGTGGCTGGACACGGAGAAGCCGGACCGACCGTTCCAGCCGCCGGGGCGCGCGTACTCCGCCCACACCTCGTTCTGGTCCGCCGTCGCGATCATGCTGGAACGAAATGCAGGCAGCAACGACATCAGCCTCTCAGCGAACAAAATCTgcacggcgtcggcggcggcgccgacggcGGGGGAGATGAGGTGTTGACCTTTCCCACGTGTCGGCGATGTCGTTGGTGGTCCTCCAGCTGTTGCCGTAGGCCGCGCCCCACCGCGCCGGGTGCATGTCGCCCCTGAGCAACGAGTCGGACAACCACCGGCGACAAACTTCAGTAAGTCGATCGTCACGAAAACGGTCACGGTGGTCGGAGATTCAGAGCCAGATTACCGTACCATTCGCACAGCGAGAAGTAGATCGGCCGGCCCGCCTTCATCAGGGCCTTGCTCATCTCGGGGTACCTGTCCACGTGCCACAAACCTTTCAGGTAAATTCGCAGGGAAAGGCTCTGTCTGATGGTCGGGAGGAGTCTCAGGGTAGGGCATTGTGCCACGCACCTCTCCAGCGGCTTGAGGTCGCCGTTGTTGCAGTTGTCGTACTTGATGTAATCGACTCCCTGCGAGGAGCAGAGCCGATGTGGCCCGGTCACGAAACAGTGTTCAGATCACATATCAGACACGATCCTCCATTGAAAAGTAGGAGCATCAGATGGTGCTGATCAGATCACTCACCCATGCCGCGAAGGTTCCGGCGTCCTGCTCCTCGTGGCCGAGGGAGCCGGGCTGGACCTTGGCGCAGGTCTGGAACCTGCAGAGGAATTATCAGCACGGGGAGAAGAGAACAGTGGCTCACAACAAGTGCAGGGCAGGGGGGGGCAAGAAACGAAGGGGGTGGGTGTTGCTCGACGGCCAGAGGCAGAGTAACAGAGCGTCGCTTCTCACCCGGCGTCGGAGTAGATCCCGAGCTTGAGCCCCTTGCTGTGGACGTAGTCCGCCAGCGCCTTGATCCCGTGCGGGAAGGTCCTCGTGTTGGCCACCAGATTACCCTGCGATGGCCGGCGCAGGTGAAGGGCAAGCTTGTCAGCTATACTACCTTACCACCCTCGGGTAAATGGCGAGCTCTCGGCACAAATTTCATTCAGTTCGGTCAGGTTCAGAATTCAGGCATCGGTGAATCGTTCGCGCGTACCATTGCATCACGTTTTGGCTCGGCCCAGCAGTCATCTGAGAGAGAAAGAACACATAGTAATCCAGTTCAATCAAGTTTTTGTtttcattttattttatttgcCGAAAAGAAGAGACTAGAGCGGGTGAGGTGGCGCACCGATGTTGACGTATTTGTAGCCGAGAGCAGCGAGCCCGGTCGACACGAGTGCGTCAGCTGGACATGGGAGGCAATCGACCAAGCAAGAAAGAAACAGGGAGCAAGTTCATCAGCTGCTGAATTCAGCAGGCTGGCTCGAGTGACTGCTACTGAAAACTGAAACACATTCCGACTTGCGCCATGAGACTGAAGAATCAATTACCGGTCTCCCTGATGACCACCTCGCCGTTGCCGTCGCACTGGAAGTGGTTCCAGCTGTTCCACCTGCGGTCAGGAATCAGACTCGGATCAGCACGCGCGCGCAGGTGAGCTTGGTGCTCAAACAACGTACCGAAGAACACACAGCAGGGAACAAAAGGAAGAAAAAGATGGTGCTCAGTGCTTCCAAAGCTCACCCACCCCATGGGAGGAGCGGAGCCGAGGCCATTGGCCAGCATGCTCCGCCGGTGCGGCTCCTCCACGTGCACAACCTTGCCCTGCGCCGCGACGCAGGCCATGGCCACCGCCACGACCACCAGCAGCACTAGCCTCGCCGGCGGCCACCCACGACGACGACGATTACTGGCGACACCCGCCATGGCCGCTCCGCACCAACCTCTACGCTGCACGAGATCCAGAAAGAACAATCGCTCCTATCACTCGCTGGTGCTCCCGTCACTCCCTGCCTTCGTGGATCGACACTTGTGCTTCCCCGCTATTTATAGCCTCCCGAGTCGCGACTGATGACTGCAGAGGGGAGGAGCGCTTTAttccatctttttttttttccagCGCAGACGCCGACCGATGCGATGCGTCGCCTTCGCCTCGTCGGAAACGGCACCGGCGCGCAGAAGCGCCCAGACGCCTCACACGTGAGCGGCGGCCAGACGATCCACGTGGGCCGTTAAAGCCACCTGGGCCCACCCGGCGCCCAGTCCGCAGGAGCGCGCACGCGAGAGAGCAGCCGCAGCGGGCCAGCACGAGAAGCGGCCCACTGCAAAGTGCGAATCGGAATCAATTCGACCGGGGTTTATTCCCAACCCAACGTTATCCGGAGGGCGTGACGTGACGGGAGCATGGGGGGTGGAGGACGTGTGTGTTCTACCGTTGATCGTGGATTAGGATAACAAACTTTTTGCGGAGATACTGTACTTGGAAGGGCTGGCGTGGCATGACTAGTACTAGTACTAGTCTAGTACTGTGCACGAATCGGGAGATGAGCCGGGTTCCCGGTGCATGCATGACATCACGGTCTCGTACGGAATCTTtaggttttttttttctgagcTAGATTCTTTAGGCTTTTGGAATAAGAAGACGGGAACAGGATAAGCATTCGGCTACGCACTGGCTTACGCCTGTTCAGGCAGCTGGACACGCTGCCGGGGCCGGGACGCCGTCTCCAGCCTCTCCCGTCCGTCCACACCGCTTATCAGCCCGCGCCGGGCCGGGTCTCCCTCCCAAACCGATCGCTGTACTAGGTCCCTGATTGCGCGCGATCACACACGTGACACGCCGCACCCCCAACGAGAAAGCCGCAACCATGTCCATTTACGCCCGTCACGCTCGCGTCGCCGATGAGCAATGATTGGCCAGTTACATTACGCTGCGCGTAGCAGGAGCTTACGGGCAGGTCCCGGACGTATGGGGGCTCCCGTCAGCCTTTTCGGATAAGATAGGATATACCGGATCCCGAGCGGCACGCGGCGAGGGAGTCCAACCGGCCTTCCTGATTAACGTACGAGAGATTTTCAACTGATCACTTATTTCTCTTTCTAATAAAGAAATAATATTTTGGTAATTAGAGTGCTCCATCAAATTACCAATTCAATCCTCATTACTTAACTTTTTTATAATTATTAAAATACACCTCCTTCTCATCTAAACGAGGGGATTCATCCCTCAACTCTGTTCTTGGTGATTGAATTTTGGTAATTTACTGCAGCAACTATTATCAAAAATATAATAGTAATTATTGGTAATGCAAAGAGGATGTAAGGTACGAGAAATCTTTTAGGATACTCTAATAGTCTAATTAAGGCGATGGTCATTATCGTCAAGTGCGAGCACCTCGATCTGGTCAGTCTTCTGGATGTGTTTCGTCCTCGGATAGTCGGATTCAGGCCGGGGGCGCGTAGAATGCTCCACTCGTGGGACACAAGCACGCGGATCGTACTATGACGTATTCAAATCTCCCGTGATTACTTTACGGGGGCCGATAGCGTGACGGCTCGCTCCAGGTCGCTTGGACCTACTACTTTCCTTTATCTTTCCGGTGCGCTGAACTGAATGCGCTTTGGGGAGGCTAATTAATGCCGCGGCAATGAGCGTCAGTTTTGGCACGGCGCACGACGGCTCTGCTTCGACTTCCAAGCTGGCTGCACCCTAGCTAGGCCCATCTTCAAGTTGTGGGAGCTCCCGGGGTTCTATGTTGAGCTAACACGGAGCTATCTATCGACCTGTTTCTGTCAAAAGGGATTCAACGACACGGAACCGACGGCACCTGCGAGTGGCAGCACGCCGTTCAGATGTTCGGCGCCTGGACGCACGAGTCCGTGAACAAAATCGTGCGCGGGGCATCATTTAGTACTCCTGCCAGGCTTGACGACGCAGCACTGCCCCATTCCACGCCCGCCCCCACAATAACCTAAAGCCAGCAAGGGGAGGGTCCCACCTGCCATCCACCGCCAATCCGGGGCCCTCTCCAGTCTCCAGCCAATGCATTACCGCCAATGGCCGCTCTCTCATCATCTGCTattcaaaaaaagaagaagaaaagaacgCGCGATGATCCCGTGTCAGCAGCCGGCGGTCACGCCGGGGCAGCGCGCGGCGGCAAAAGATTAGTATTAGCCCGCACGGCGCACGGCGATAACCATAGCGCGCCCTCCTAATGACCCGGGATTATATTTTATTACTACCCAATCCATTCCCCCGCTCGCTCCGTCACGCCCTCGGCCCCCacccaccgcccgcgccgctgCCACGTCGTCACCCCCCGCGCCTTCCtccccaccaactcaccggcgAGGCGAGGCCAGGACAGCCAGGCCCAGCGCATCTCGCCAGCGCCGCGATGCCGTATATATCCGCGCGCCGAGCTCCAGGGTGAGCCGCCTCCCCCCCTCCACCCCCTTCGCAAATCACCAAACTGCCCCTTCGCCGTTCGTTGAAAAAGTAAGGCGAGAGCCAAACGAGGAGGGGAAAGCGAAAAGGATTTTTCAGATTTTGCGGCAGCCACCGACCGACCGGCCCCCGAGCTGCAGCGAG from Panicum hallii strain FIL2 chromosome 9, PHallii_v3.1, whole genome shotgun sequence includes:
- the LOC112875340 gene encoding alpha-galactosidase-like, translating into MAGVASNRRRRGWPPARLVLLVVVAVAMACVAAQGKVVHVEEPHRRSMLANGLGSAPPMGWNSWNHFQCDGNGEVVIRETADALVSTGLAALGYKYVNIDDCWAEPKRDAMGNLVANTRTFPHGIKALADYVHSKGLKLGIYSDAGFQTCAKVQPGSLGHEEQDAGTFAAWGVDYIKYDNCNNGDLKPLERYPEMSKALMKAGRPIYFSLCEWGDMHPARWGAAYGNSWRTTNDIADTWESMIATADQNEVWAEYARPGGWNDPDMLEVGNGGMTNSEYVVHFSLWAISKAPLIIGCDVRHMSQETYDILANREVIAVNQDPLGVQGKKVRMEGSNEIWAAPLSDYRTAVVLLNRHATDEATITAHWDDVGLPAGTAVEARDLWLHKTLDAAFTDRMAFDVAPRSCRMFVLKPRHR